Proteins found in one Miscanthus floridulus cultivar M001 chromosome 4, ASM1932011v1, whole genome shotgun sequence genomic segment:
- the LOC136548682 gene encoding uncharacterized protein — MVNYFQNYRNTGFADSVVGATEIALEMGVEASFPVKRRFVKKKQFDETECNEAILQAKKDFETFYFLVMVDMAISSLKSRFKELQSFNEKFGFIMNSTSSKAMDGADLKDHCIKFAKTFSSDGSSDVDVNDMISELAVMQSTLPDKPMSAMEIFEFVTEAHCYPNISIAYRILFTMPVTVASAERTFSKMKLLKNYLRSVMSQERLNGLAILCIEKKLLDKIDIEAIINDFASANVRRKF, encoded by the coding sequence ATGGTGAATTACTTTCAGAACTACAGAAATACTGGGTTTGCTGATAGTGTGGTTGGTGCCACAGAAATAGCACTTGAAATGGGAGTAGAGGCATCATTTCCAGTAAAGCGTCGTTTTGTTAAGAAGAAACAATTTGATGAAACTGAATGCAATGAAGCTATCTTGCAAGCTAAGAAGGATTttgaaactttttattttttggtTATGGTTGATATGGCAATTAGTTCATTGAAAAGCAGATTTAAAGAGCTACAGTCATTCAATGAAAAATTCGGATTTATAATGAATTCAACATCCTCGAAGGCAATGGATGGTGCTGATCTAAAAGACCATTGCATTAAATTTGCAAAAACTTTCTCTTCAGATGGTTCATCGGATGTTGATGTAAATGATATGATTTCTGAGTTAGCTGTTATGCAGTCTACTCTGCCAGATAAGCCAATGTCTgctatggagatttttgagtttgtcACAGAAGCGCATTGTTATCCTAATATTTCTATTGCTTATCGGATCCTATTCACTATGCCTGTGACTGTGGCCTCAGCTGAAAGAACATTTTCAAAGATGAAATTATTGAAGAATTATTTAAGGTCTGTAATGTCCCAAGAAAGATTAAATGGTTTGGCAATTTTATGCATTGAGAAGAAATTATTAGATAAAATTGATATTGAAGCCATCATCAATGACTTTGCATCAGCAAATGTTAGAAGAAAATTTTAA